A section of the Xiphias gladius isolate SHS-SW01 ecotype Sanya breed wild chromosome 8, ASM1685928v1, whole genome shotgun sequence genome encodes:
- the LOC120792741 gene encoding ETS domain-containing protein Elk-3-like isoform X1 — protein MSQWGRRAIQTSVRNSYCNFQLPDTSMDSAITLWQFLLQLLLDQSHKHLICWTSTDGEFKLLKSEEVAKLWGLRKNKTNMNYDKLSRALRYYYDKNIIKKVIGQKFVYKFVSFPEILKMDPQAVEMGLASGRFPLQEGEAPELEVEEEEEEEGEEEAQRRALAALGAQQCRNDYLRSGLYSSFSISSLQNQPELLRALRERQEEPRSVIRFGTNANERSSPPSAKPESYISPRLPSHSHSPPSPHTQPGRSWSPAAKEEEEEDSDQSAQPLNLSSGHRERALQPPEKRSSSGGRSSSVSSSSNQGDGLPPKSKKPKALEISAPSLLLAGSDIGSIALNSPALPSGSLTPAFFTAQTPSGLLLAHSPLLSGIHFWSSLSPVAPLSPARLQGHSSLFQFPSLINGHMPVPLPNLEGTPSSLLLSPTTHKS, from the exons GTATGGACAGCGCCATCACCCTGTGGCagttcctgctgcagctgctgcttgaCCAGAGTCACAAGCACCTGATATGTTGGACGTCCACAGATGGCGAGTTCAAGCTCCTGAAATCAGAGGAAGTGGCGAAGCTCTGGGGGCTACGCAAGAACAAGACCAACATGAACTATGACAAGCTGAGCAGAGCCCTGCGCTACTACTACGACAAG AACATCATCAAGAAGGTGATTGGCCAGAAGTTTGTCTATAAGTTTGTGTCCTTTCCTGAGATCCTGAAGATGGACCCACAGGCGGTGGAGATGGGCCTGGCTTCTGGACGGTTTCCCCTCCAGGAAGGAGAGGCCCCTGAGCTGGAagtagaagaggaggaggaagaggaaggggaggaggaggcacaGAGGAGGGCCCTGGCAGCCCTGGGGGCGCAGCAGTGTCGTAATGACTACCTCCGCTCGGGTCTCTACTCCTCCTTCAGCATCAGCTCCCTGCAGAACCAGCCCGAGCTGCTCCGCGCCCTCCGGGAGCGCCAGGAGGAGCCACGCTCCGTCATCCGCTTTGGCACCAACGCCAACGAGAGGAGCTCCCCTCCCTCTGCCAAGCCCGAGTCCTACATCTCCCCCAGACTCCCCTCTCATTCCCACTCCCCGCCCTCACCCCACACCCAGCCCGGCCGAAGCTGGAGCCCTGCTgccaaagaggaggaggaggaggactctGACCAGAGCGCTCAGCCCCTCAACCTCTCCTCTGGGCACAGGGAGCGAGCCCTGCAGCCCCCTGAGAAGAGAAGCAGCAGCGGGGGTAGAAGTAGTTCtgttagtagtagtagtaaccAAGGAGATGGACTCCctccaaaaagcaaaaagcccAAAGCTCTGGAGATCTCTGCCCCGTCCCTACTGCTGGCAGGGAGCGACATCGGCTCCATCGCCCTCAACAGCCCAGCACTCCCATCTGGCTCCCTCACTCCTGCCTTCTTCACTGCACAG ACTCCCTCTGGTTTGTTGCTGGCTCACAGTCCGCTCTTGTCAGGCATCCACTTCTGGAGCAGCCTGAGCCCCGTCGCCCCACTCAGCCCCGCCCGGCTTCAGGGCCACAGCTCCCTTTTCCag TTCCCCAGCCTAATCAACGGACACATGCCTGTTCCTCTGCCAAACCTGGAAGGAACACCCTCCTCCCTGCTCCTGTCCCCCACCACCCACAAATCCTGA
- the LOC120792741 gene encoding ETS domain-containing protein Elk-3-like isoform X2, whose translation MDSAITLWQFLLQLLLDQSHKHLICWTSTDGEFKLLKSEEVAKLWGLRKNKTNMNYDKLSRALRYYYDKNIIKKVIGQKFVYKFVSFPEILKMDPQAVEMGLASGRFPLQEGEAPELEVEEEEEEEGEEEAQRRALAALGAQQCRNDYLRSGLYSSFSISSLQNQPELLRALRERQEEPRSVIRFGTNANERSSPPSAKPESYISPRLPSHSHSPPSPHTQPGRSWSPAAKEEEEEDSDQSAQPLNLSSGHRERALQPPEKRSSSGGRSSSVSSSSNQGDGLPPKSKKPKALEISAPSLLLAGSDIGSIALNSPALPSGSLTPAFFTAQTPSGLLLAHSPLLSGIHFWSSLSPVAPLSPARLQGHSSLFQFPSLINGHMPVPLPNLEGTPSSLLLSPTTHKS comes from the exons ATGGACAGCGCCATCACCCTGTGGCagttcctgctgcagctgctgcttgaCCAGAGTCACAAGCACCTGATATGTTGGACGTCCACAGATGGCGAGTTCAAGCTCCTGAAATCAGAGGAAGTGGCGAAGCTCTGGGGGCTACGCAAGAACAAGACCAACATGAACTATGACAAGCTGAGCAGAGCCCTGCGCTACTACTACGACAAG AACATCATCAAGAAGGTGATTGGCCAGAAGTTTGTCTATAAGTTTGTGTCCTTTCCTGAGATCCTGAAGATGGACCCACAGGCGGTGGAGATGGGCCTGGCTTCTGGACGGTTTCCCCTCCAGGAAGGAGAGGCCCCTGAGCTGGAagtagaagaggaggaggaagaggaaggggaggaggaggcacaGAGGAGGGCCCTGGCAGCCCTGGGGGCGCAGCAGTGTCGTAATGACTACCTCCGCTCGGGTCTCTACTCCTCCTTCAGCATCAGCTCCCTGCAGAACCAGCCCGAGCTGCTCCGCGCCCTCCGGGAGCGCCAGGAGGAGCCACGCTCCGTCATCCGCTTTGGCACCAACGCCAACGAGAGGAGCTCCCCTCCCTCTGCCAAGCCCGAGTCCTACATCTCCCCCAGACTCCCCTCTCATTCCCACTCCCCGCCCTCACCCCACACCCAGCCCGGCCGAAGCTGGAGCCCTGCTgccaaagaggaggaggaggaggactctGACCAGAGCGCTCAGCCCCTCAACCTCTCCTCTGGGCACAGGGAGCGAGCCCTGCAGCCCCCTGAGAAGAGAAGCAGCAGCGGGGGTAGAAGTAGTTCtgttagtagtagtagtaaccAAGGAGATGGACTCCctccaaaaagcaaaaagcccAAAGCTCTGGAGATCTCTGCCCCGTCCCTACTGCTGGCAGGGAGCGACATCGGCTCCATCGCCCTCAACAGCCCAGCACTCCCATCTGGCTCCCTCACTCCTGCCTTCTTCACTGCACAG ACTCCCTCTGGTTTGTTGCTGGCTCACAGTCCGCTCTTGTCAGGCATCCACTTCTGGAGCAGCCTGAGCCCCGTCGCCCCACTCAGCCCCGCCCGGCTTCAGGGCCACAGCTCCCTTTTCCag TTCCCCAGCCTAATCAACGGACACATGCCTGTTCCTCTGCCAAACCTGGAAGGAACACCCTCCTCCCTGCTCCTGTCCCCCACCACCCACAAATCCTGA